One Amycolatopsis sp. NBC_00355 genomic window carries:
- a CDS encoding FAD-dependent monooxygenase, with amino-acid sequence MGDQSRHEVRHAGRARTGLVRSAPGRPERAARLREGTGRELMADRTSVLIVGAGPAGLVLANLLRAAGIDTLVLERGGRDRAQARARTGSTRWPWRPAPTPRAWAGSCATWPPSASSARPPRATCSPRRARCCARTSRAPWRRLP; translated from the coding sequence ATGGGTGATCAATCGCGCCACGAGGTCCGACACGCGGGCCGCGCGCGCACGGGCCTGGTTAGGTCTGCCCCCGGGCGGCCCGAGCGGGCCGCCCGTCTTCGGGAAGGAACGGGCCGGGAACTCATGGCCGATCGGACATCGGTGCTCATCGTCGGCGCGGGACCGGCCGGGCTGGTGCTCGCCAACCTGCTGCGCGCCGCCGGGATCGACACGCTCGTCCTCGAACGCGGCGGCCGGGACCGGGCGCAGGCCCGGGCGCGGACGGGGTCGACGCGCTGGCCCTGGCGACCGGCACCGACTCCGAGAGCCTGGGCCGGCTCCTGCGCTACCTGGCCACCCTCGGCGTCGTCCGCGCGACCGCCACGGGCCACGTGCTCACCGAGACGGGCACGCTGCTGCGCTCGGACGTCGAGGGCACCATGGCGGCGCTTGCCCTGA
- a CDS encoding caspase, EACC1-associated type, protein MTELRAAGSRAVLIGTGCATGGSGAAGLDGVPAVAATVTDLAAVLVERCGMAAGNVRVLLDPALPFDVGAALAEETRHAEDALVVFFCGHGLVSLDGELYLATAATDTRAGYLAHTAVAYGQLRNAVLASPARVKIVILDCCYSGRAFATLGDTAGPEATGLSRIHGGYVLTAAGANEAALAPPGERYTAFGGALIRLLTEGDPDGPRELTLQHAHTYLREMLPARGFPRPRRLATESADGFVLALNPAFRLAETETDADAEARPAGPGDEDVCPYRGLAAFDTRDTPWFFGRADETRTLLDRIAKARPGDPPLTLVGPSGVGKSSLLRAGVVAGAAAGAEPRDPVVFTPGPRPLAALYEAVAGRRGSERLLLVVDQLEEIFTECADRQERDSFVETLTAGPGGDGLLGDAVVVLGLRADFYRHCLAYPGLRHALETDQVLLGPLSGAELATAVQAPAAAAGLTLQAGLAQIVLQDVRDQAEALAADKGTELDLQQGEVLPLLSHALRETWARRQGRLLTVTGYANAGRVARAVETSAERVHDALDESGRAVLRALALRLASVQQGMAITRRLVARDTLVGEVAPEHRPTAGRVLDALVASGLLVAEGDAVGLAHSAVLRAWPRLRTWLEDGRQSLLVRRRLATAAQRWHDENRRRGLLYRGTQLTVAGALAEQGDTPLPAPSRAFLDASTARRRRVRRRRAVAVAAVALAGASAVVYQGVFQAEEGCPAGLQTSSSVSFGDECVGVTAGTYVFRPELAAVEGRIAHENARVGTPAVTVALLAPFPVAEGGIFTVDSMRRQLEGAHTAQLAANRAGANVRLVLANEGASEGAWEPVIGRLGAMTADPAPLVGVIGMGVSSAETLDGARVLSDRGLPVVAGLVTADNFDQPAVPGLLRVRPSNRQLAAAMARYVQAQGTRRPAMLVGDTGPGALYAQSLTADIRAAVRPHVASMDVFGYLGSRNKVPATFGVVVNGICVARPASAFFAGQQEDLTRFLDTLAARNCGPIEVLAPEPGDGLLDPARRTRLAAARITVTAFVPAGWSALGPRPGNPARYQRYLDDFGRAGFDQAGAATGEAVSQHDAMATLTTAIAAARSSGQAVDARAVTAQLANLHGPLSVPGAEEDLGFTEQGTPAHRTIAIVRYADGKPPQTIGVDHTE, encoded by the coding sequence GTGACCGAGCTGCGCGCGGCGGGCTCGCGGGCCGTCCTGATCGGGACCGGCTGCGCGACCGGTGGTTCCGGCGCGGCCGGGCTCGACGGCGTCCCGGCGGTGGCGGCGACGGTGACCGACCTCGCCGCCGTCCTGGTCGAGCGGTGCGGGATGGCGGCGGGGAACGTCCGGGTCCTGCTCGACCCGGCGCTGCCGTTCGACGTCGGGGCCGCGCTGGCCGAGGAGACCCGGCACGCGGAGGACGCGCTGGTGGTCTTCTTCTGCGGCCACGGCCTGGTCAGCCTCGACGGCGAGCTGTACCTGGCCACCGCCGCCACCGACACGCGCGCCGGGTACCTGGCCCACACCGCCGTCGCGTACGGCCAGCTGCGCAACGCCGTGCTGGCCAGCCCGGCCCGGGTGAAGATCGTGATCCTGGACTGCTGCTACTCCGGACGCGCGTTCGCGACGCTGGGGGACACGGCCGGCCCCGAAGCGACCGGCCTTTCGCGCATCCACGGCGGTTACGTGCTGACGGCGGCCGGCGCCAACGAGGCGGCGCTGGCGCCGCCGGGGGAGCGGTACACCGCGTTCGGCGGCGCATTGATCCGGCTGCTGACCGAGGGCGATCCCGACGGCCCGCGCGAACTGACGTTGCAGCACGCGCACACCTACCTGCGGGAAATGCTGCCCGCGCGCGGGTTCCCCCGGCCGCGCCGCCTGGCGACCGAATCGGCCGACGGCTTCGTCCTCGCGCTCAACCCCGCGTTCCGGCTCGCCGAAACCGAAACCGACGCCGACGCCGAAGCCCGTCCAGCCGGCCCCGGTGACGAGGACGTCTGCCCGTACCGCGGGCTCGCCGCGTTCGACACCCGTGACACGCCCTGGTTCTTCGGCCGCGCCGACGAGACGCGCACGCTGCTCGACCGGATCGCGAAGGCGCGGCCCGGCGATCCGCCGCTGACGCTGGTCGGGCCCTCGGGCGTGGGCAAGTCGTCGCTCCTGCGTGCCGGGGTGGTCGCCGGTGCCGCCGCGGGTGCCGAGCCCCGGGACCCCGTCGTCTTCACCCCGGGGCCGCGGCCGCTGGCGGCGCTGTACGAAGCCGTGGCCGGCCGCCGCGGGAGCGAACGCCTGCTGCTGGTCGTGGACCAGCTCGAGGAGATCTTCACCGAATGCGCCGACCGGCAGGAACGCGACAGCTTCGTGGAGACCCTCACGGCCGGACCGGGTGGCGACGGGCTGCTGGGCGACGCGGTCGTGGTGCTCGGCCTGCGGGCCGACTTCTACCGGCACTGCCTGGCCTACCCCGGGCTGCGGCACGCGCTCGAGACCGACCAGGTCCTGCTCGGCCCGCTCTCGGGCGCCGAACTCGCCACCGCGGTCCAGGCACCCGCCGCGGCCGCCGGGCTGACCCTGCAGGCCGGGCTGGCGCAGATCGTGCTGCAGGACGTCCGGGACCAGGCCGAGGCGCTCGCGGCGGACAAGGGCACCGAGCTCGACCTGCAGCAGGGTGAGGTGCTGCCCCTGTTGTCGCACGCGTTGCGCGAAACCTGGGCGCGGCGCCAGGGCCGCCTGCTCACCGTGACCGGGTACGCGAACGCCGGCCGCGTCGCCCGCGCCGTGGAGACGTCGGCCGAGCGGGTGCACGACGCCCTCGACGAATCCGGTCGCGCGGTGCTCCGCGCGCTGGCGCTGCGGCTGGCGTCGGTGCAGCAGGGCATGGCCATCACCCGCCGGCTGGTGGCGCGGGACACGCTGGTCGGCGAGGTCGCGCCGGAGCACCGGCCGACGGCCGGACGCGTCCTGGACGCGCTGGTCGCGAGCGGACTGCTGGTGGCGGAGGGGGACGCCGTCGGCCTGGCGCACAGCGCGGTCCTGCGCGCCTGGCCGCGACTGCGGACGTGGCTGGAAGACGGCCGCCAGTCACTGCTGGTGCGCCGGCGGCTGGCCACGGCGGCGCAGCGGTGGCACGACGAGAACCGGCGTCGCGGGCTGCTGTACCGGGGTACCCAGCTGACCGTCGCCGGCGCGCTGGCCGAGCAGGGGGACACGCCGCTGCCCGCGCCGTCGCGGGCGTTCCTCGACGCGAGCACGGCCCGGCGCCGCCGGGTCCGCCGGCGGCGCGCGGTGGCCGTCGCCGCCGTGGCCTTGGCCGGTGCGTCGGCCGTGGTCTACCAGGGCGTGTTCCAGGCGGAGGAGGGGTGCCCGGCCGGGCTGCAGACCTCCAGCAGCGTCTCCTTCGGCGACGAATGTGTCGGCGTGACGGCGGGAACGTACGTGTTCCGGCCGGAACTGGCCGCGGTCGAGGGCCGGATCGCCCACGAGAACGCCCGCGTCGGCACCCCGGCCGTCACCGTGGCCCTGCTGGCGCCGTTCCCGGTGGCGGAGGGCGGCATCTTCACCGTGGACTCGATGCGGCGTCAGCTGGAAGGTGCCCACACGGCCCAGCTCGCGGCGAACCGCGCCGGCGCGAACGTCCGGCTGGTGCTGGCGAACGAGGGGGCGTCGGAAGGCGCGTGGGAACCGGTGATCGGCCGGCTGGGCGCCATGACCGCCGACCCGGCACCCCTGGTGGGGGTGATCGGCATGGGTGTCAGTTCGGCGGAGACCCTCGACGGTGCCCGCGTCCTCAGCGACCGCGGCCTGCCCGTCGTGGCCGGGCTCGTCACCGCCGACAACTTCGACCAGCCCGCCGTCCCGGGCCTGCTCCGGGTCCGGCCGAGCAACCGGCAGCTGGCCGCGGCGATGGCCCGGTACGTCCAGGCCCAGGGGACCCGGCGCCCGGCGATGCTCGTCGGCGACACCGGGCCCGGCGCCCTCTACGCCCAGTCGCTGACGGCCGACATCCGGGCGGCGGTCCGCCCGCACGTGGCGTCGATGGACGTCTTCGGCTACCTGGGTTCCCGCAACAAGGTGCCCGCCACCTTCGGCGTCGTCGTCAACGGGATCTGCGTCGCCCGGCCCGCCTCCGCGTTCTTCGCCGGGCAGCAGGAGGACCTCACCCGGTTCCTCGACACGCTCGCCGCGCGCAACTGCGGCCCGATCGAAGTGCTCGCCCCGGAACCCGGCGACGGCCTCCTCGACCCGGCGCGGCGGACCCGGCTCGCGGCCGCGCGGATCACGGTCACCGCGTTCGTCCCGGCGGGCTGGTCGGCGCTCGGGCCGCGGCCCGGGAACCCGGCCCGCTACCAGCGCTACCTGGACGACTTCGGCCGCGCCGGGTTCGACCAGGCCGGCGCCGCGACCGGGGAGGCCGTCTCCCAGCACGACGCGATGGCCACGCTGACCACCGCGATCGCCGCGGCCCGGTCGAGCGGGCAGGCCGTGGACGCGCGGGCGGTCACGGCCCAGCTGGCGAACCTCCACGGCCCGCTGTCGGTCCCCGGGGCCGAGGAAGACCTCGGCTTCACCGAACAGGGCACCCCGGCGCACCGGACGATCGCGATCGTCCGCTACGCCGACGGGAAGCCGCCGCAGACCATCGGCGTCGACCACACCGAATAG
- a CDS encoding effector-associated constant component EACC1 codes for MDLTLRITAGDPVGELSSLNDWLAADDRFAVRVLRGTGAPGTLAAGLPEALAVALAPGGVATAIATVLVTWIRHRTGAVKITGTRPDGTTFALEATHVKDLDAAGVRELTEKIVRAPALPDVRSE; via the coding sequence GTGGACCTGACCCTCCGGATCACCGCCGGCGACCCCGTCGGGGAACTGAGCTCCCTGAACGACTGGCTGGCGGCCGACGACCGGTTCGCCGTCCGCGTGCTCCGGGGGACCGGGGCGCCGGGCACCCTGGCCGCGGGCCTGCCCGAGGCCCTCGCGGTCGCCCTCGCGCCCGGCGGCGTCGCCACCGCGATCGCGACGGTGCTCGTCACCTGGATCCGGCACCGGACGGGCGCGGTGAAGATCACCGGCACCCGCCCGGACGGCACCACGTTCGCGCTCGAGGCCACCCACGTGAAAGACCTCGACGCGGCCGGGGTCCGGGAGCTGACCGAGAAGATCGTGAGGGCGCCCGCGTTGCCGGACGTCCGGTCCGAGTAG
- a CDS encoding PQQ-dependent sugar dehydrogenase, with translation MALGKLRALRHALVAAVLTGALLPVVSTGVAAGALPSGFVLQDTDTGLGQYQLTDFTYLPDGSVLATAKDGRVRWLPVSGTGRTIATLPTRSVSDLGLVGVAVAPDYATSHNVYLTRSVNVTGGFVMRLSRFTVGLDAAGAPAALGGEQALFEVPGIYDVHGINGVIAAADGTLWMSIGDNADFAKVDPGALRAQDVNQPYGKILHFTPDGKGVPGNPYYDAANPTSTASKVFARGFRNPFRFSIDPNLGLPVAGDVGWNSWEEVDVVQRGANQGWPCWEGTHPTPGYSALAGCAGVANQAPIFEYQHGNGAMQGNSVTGGIVYNGSSYPAAYRGSLFFGDYVTHKIWTMRYDDQGRLTQAPQNPPAFTDIGGPTKFAAAANGDVVYADILTGKLRRLSYTAGNTAPVASASSTTDPDTRTVSFDGSASVDYDGDLLKYDWDFGDGTTAADAGPKVTHAYAAGTESFTAKLTVRDPLGASGTTTVVVAPGNHTPQLTLTTPGDTATFAVNQQVGLSGTATDAEDGALPITWTSAVRHCPSEATCHSHPGAGGTGASFALPFTEHPDSRQEFTATVTDSAGVAASKTYVAWPREHRITLVSTQPAALSIPVEGGVGTAMVAEGATFDVEAAPLGIDGVSKFTGWQGGPTDTTWIVTVGAGDMTLTANYATPIDQRYDADPAVRTKLGAPTGTEVTDGTVHYRTYANGRLYWSAVGGTKFLTGPVLDKYLAFGGHSVLGPPTSDTASTPDGVAQFNHFTNNGNVGSIYYTAATGAHAIYGEIRKRWAALDYERGLGYPTTDEAGTPDGVARYNHFVKGTNVGSIYYTSAYGAHAIFGEIRKKWAALDYERGLGYPTTDETGTPDGLGRFNHFSLGHSIYYTVATGAHAVKGEIRKRWAALGWENSYLHYPRTDEYVVNGVYRSDFQGGYITFTLAGGAVDRPW, from the coding sequence ATGGCTTTGGGAAAACTTCGCGCACTCCGTCACGCTTTGGTGGCGGCGGTGCTGACCGGGGCGTTACTGCCCGTCGTATCGACCGGGGTGGCGGCGGGGGCGCTCCCGTCGGGCTTCGTGCTGCAGGACACCGACACCGGATTGGGTCAGTACCAGCTGACCGACTTCACCTATCTGCCCGACGGTTCCGTCCTCGCCACCGCCAAGGACGGCCGGGTCCGGTGGCTGCCGGTGAGCGGGACCGGCAGGACGATCGCGACGCTGCCGACGCGGTCGGTCAGCGACCTCGGGCTGGTCGGCGTCGCCGTCGCGCCCGACTACGCGACGTCGCACAACGTCTACCTGACGCGGTCGGTCAACGTCACCGGCGGCTTCGTCATGCGGCTGTCGCGGTTCACGGTCGGCCTCGACGCGGCGGGCGCGCCCGCCGCGCTGGGCGGTGAGCAGGCGCTGTTCGAGGTGCCGGGCATCTACGACGTCCACGGCATCAACGGCGTCATCGCCGCCGCGGACGGCACGCTGTGGATGTCCATCGGCGACAACGCCGACTTCGCGAAGGTGGACCCGGGCGCGCTGCGGGCCCAGGACGTCAACCAGCCCTACGGCAAGATCCTCCACTTCACCCCCGACGGCAAGGGCGTGCCGGGGAACCCGTACTACGACGCGGCCAATCCCACCTCGACGGCGAGCAAGGTGTTCGCGCGCGGGTTCCGCAACCCGTTCCGGTTCAGCATCGACCCGAACCTCGGCCTGCCCGTCGCCGGGGACGTCGGCTGGAACAGCTGGGAAGAGGTCGACGTCGTCCAGCGCGGCGCCAACCAGGGCTGGCCGTGCTGGGAGGGCACCCACCCGACGCCGGGCTACAGCGCCCTCGCGGGCTGCGCCGGCGTGGCGAACCAGGCGCCGATCTTCGAGTACCAGCACGGGAACGGCGCGATGCAGGGCAACAGCGTCACCGGCGGGATCGTCTACAACGGATCGAGTTACCCGGCCGCCTACCGCGGATCGTTGTTCTTCGGCGACTACGTGACGCACAAGATCTGGACGATGCGGTACGACGACCAGGGCAGGCTCACGCAGGCGCCGCAGAACCCGCCGGCCTTCACCGACATCGGCGGCCCGACGAAGTTCGCGGCCGCGGCCAACGGCGACGTCGTCTACGCCGACATCCTGACCGGGAAGCTGCGCCGGCTGAGCTATACCGCCGGAAACACCGCGCCGGTGGCGAGCGCGTCGTCGACCACGGACCCGGACACCCGCACGGTCTCCTTCGACGGTTCGGCGTCCGTCGACTACGACGGCGATCTGCTGAAGTACGACTGGGACTTCGGGGACGGGACGACCGCCGCCGACGCCGGCCCGAAGGTGACCCACGCCTACGCGGCGGGCACCGAGTCGTTCACCGCGAAGCTGACCGTGCGGGACCCGCTGGGGGCGAGCGGCACGACCACCGTCGTGGTGGCGCCGGGCAACCACACCCCGCAGCTCACCCTGACCACGCCCGGCGACACCGCGACGTTCGCGGTGAACCAGCAGGTCGGCCTGAGCGGTACCGCGACGGACGCCGAAGACGGCGCCTTGCCGATCACGTGGACCTCCGCGGTGCGGCACTGCCCGAGCGAGGCGACGTGCCACTCGCACCCGGGCGCCGGCGGCACCGGGGCGAGTTTCGCCCTGCCGTTCACCGAGCACCCGGACTCCCGGCAGGAGTTCACCGCGACGGTGACCGACAGCGCCGGGGTGGCCGCGTCGAAGACCTACGTGGCGTGGCCGCGTGAGCACCGGATCACCTTGGTCAGCACGCAGCCGGCGGCGCTGAGCATCCCGGTCGAGGGCGGCGTCGGCACGGCCATGGTCGCGGAGGGCGCCACGTTCGACGTCGAGGCCGCGCCGCTGGGCATCGACGGCGTCTCGAAGTTCACCGGCTGGCAGGGCGGGCCCACGGACACCACGTGGATCGTCACCGTCGGCGCCGGCGACATGACGCTGACGGCGAACTACGCGACCCCGATCGACCAGCGTTACGACGCCGACCCGGCGGTGCGGACGAAGCTCGGCGCGCCGACGGGCACCGAGGTCACCGACGGCACGGTCCACTACCGGACCTACGCGAACGGCCGGTTGTACTGGAGTGCCGTGGGCGGCACGAAGTTCCTCACCGGTCCGGTGCTGGACAAGTACCTCGCCTTCGGCGGCCACAGCGTCCTCGGCCCGCCGACGAGCGACACCGCGTCCACGCCGGACGGGGTCGCGCAGTTCAACCACTTCACCAACAACGGGAACGTGGGATCGATCTACTACACCGCCGCGACGGGCGCGCACGCGATCTACGGCGAGATCCGCAAGAGGTGGGCGGCCCTCGACTACGAACGTGGCCTGGGCTACCCGACGACCGACGAAGCCGGTACGCCGGACGGCGTCGCCCGGTACAACCACTTCGTCAAGGGCACCAACGTCGGGTCGATCTACTACACGAGCGCGTACGGCGCGCACGCGATCTTCGGTGAGATCCGCAAGAAGTGGGCCGCGCTCGACTACGAACGCGGTCTCGGCTACCCGACGACCGACGAGACCGGCACCCCGGACGGACTCGGCCGGTTCAACCACTTCAGCCTCGGCCACTCGATCTACTACACGGTGGCGACGGGCGCGCACGCGGTGAAGGGCGAGATCCGCAAGCGCTGGGCGGCGCTCGGGTGGGAGAACTCCTACCTGCACTACCCGAGGACCGACGAGTACGTGGTGAACGGGGTGTACCGCAGCGACTTCCAGGGCGGCTACATCACGTTCACCCTCGCCGGCGGGGCGGTCGACCGCCCCTGGTGA
- a CDS encoding maleylpyruvate isomerase family mycothiol-dependent enzyme: MSQFVDRTITALRSEHDVLAGLVATLTDEQLATTSGAADWTVAQALSHLGSGAEIGRAPIARAAGETVAAEDNPTIWARWDGSAPRAQAEGFLEHNARWLETVEALTPEQRSSLTVDLGFLPEPVPLLTALGMRLNEVANHSWDVRVAFDPEAGVDAGSAAVLVELLAGPVGFMLSFLAKPAELADPVSLAVPGGGLVIDDAVTVVDHLESPSATFDGPAEAFVRLISGRLKAPYDKGVTVEGSITLDDLRRVFPGF; the protein is encoded by the coding sequence ATGAGTCAATTCGTGGACCGCACGATCACCGCCCTCCGCTCCGAGCACGACGTGCTCGCCGGCCTCGTCGCCACCCTCACCGACGAGCAGCTGGCCACCACCAGCGGCGCCGCGGACTGGACCGTCGCCCAGGCCCTGTCCCACCTCGGCAGCGGTGCGGAGATCGGCCGCGCGCCCATCGCCCGGGCCGCCGGCGAGACCGTGGCGGCCGAAGACAACCCGACGATCTGGGCCCGCTGGGACGGGTCCGCGCCGCGCGCGCAGGCCGAGGGTTTCCTGGAGCACAACGCCCGCTGGCTCGAGACGGTCGAGGCGCTCACGCCCGAGCAGCGCTCGTCGCTGACCGTCGACCTCGGTTTCCTGCCGGAGCCGGTCCCCCTGCTCACCGCTCTGGGCATGCGGCTCAACGAGGTGGCCAACCACTCGTGGGACGTCCGGGTGGCCTTCGACCCGGAAGCGGGCGTGGACGCCGGGTCGGCCGCGGTGCTGGTCGAGCTCCTGGCCGGGCCGGTGGGCTTCATGCTGAGCTTCCTCGCGAAGCCGGCCGAGCTCGCGGACCCGGTGTCGCTCGCGGTCCCCGGCGGCGGCCTGGTGATCGACGACGCCGTCACGGTGGTGGACCACCTCGAGTCGCCGTCCGCGACGTTCGACGGGCCGGCGGAAGCGTTCGTCCGGCTGATCAGCGGCCGGCTCAAGGCACCCTACGACAAGGGCGTCACCGTCGAAGGCAGCATCACGCTCGACGACCTGCGCCGCGTGTTCCCCGGCTTCTGA
- a CDS encoding ROK family transcriptional regulator, translated as MVETRHQTRVLTLLRDEGPMSRVELGERLELPRARVGAEVARLGEVGLVETAGPSASRGGRRSTLVRLAGDLRVLAVDVGATSVGVAVTDASCEVLAHTVEDGDVRQGPHPVLRRVAELAAKVRDEAPGRLIAAGVGLPGPVSFAEGMAVAPPIMPGWDRFNVRDHLGGLWGCPVAVDNDVNAMALGERHAGVARSTDDLMFVKIGTGIGCGIVLGGKVYRGVAGTAGDIGHIRLDDFGPTCACGEVGCLEAYFGGAALARDGLALARSGRSAHLAEAAAERGAVTARDVGRAAAAGDFGAVNLIRDGGRRLGLVVASLVSFINPGMVVIGGGVAQLGHQLLAEVRSAVYRRSLPLATGNLPIVLSELGDTAGVTGAAWSATDRAFTLSS; from the coding sequence ATGGTCGAAACCCGGCACCAGACCCGGGTGCTCACGCTGCTCCGGGACGAAGGCCCGATGTCGCGGGTCGAGCTGGGGGAGCGGCTGGAACTGCCGCGCGCCCGGGTGGGCGCCGAGGTGGCGCGGCTCGGCGAGGTCGGGCTCGTGGAGACCGCGGGACCCTCGGCCAGCCGCGGCGGGCGGCGGTCGACGCTGGTGCGGCTGGCGGGTGACCTGCGGGTGCTCGCGGTGGACGTCGGCGCGACGTCGGTCGGCGTGGCGGTGACCGACGCTTCGTGCGAGGTGCTCGCGCACACCGTCGAGGACGGTGACGTCCGGCAGGGGCCGCATCCGGTCCTGCGCCGGGTCGCCGAACTCGCGGCGAAGGTCCGCGACGAGGCGCCCGGCCGGCTGATCGCGGCCGGCGTCGGGCTGCCGGGGCCGGTCAGCTTCGCCGAGGGGATGGCGGTCGCCCCGCCGATCATGCCCGGCTGGGACCGGTTCAACGTCCGGGACCACCTCGGCGGCCTCTGGGGCTGCCCGGTGGCGGTGGACAACGACGTCAACGCGATGGCGCTCGGGGAGCGGCACGCCGGGGTCGCCCGCTCGACCGACGACCTGATGTTCGTCAAGATCGGCACCGGGATCGGCTGCGGGATCGTGCTCGGCGGCAAGGTGTACCGCGGGGTCGCCGGCACGGCCGGGGACATCGGGCACATCCGGCTCGACGACTTCGGCCCGACCTGCGCCTGCGGCGAGGTCGGCTGCCTGGAGGCCTACTTCGGCGGGGCCGCGCTGGCGCGGGACGGGCTCGCGCTGGCCCGCAGCGGACGCTCGGCCCACCTCGCCGAGGCGGCCGCCGAACGCGGCGCCGTCACCGCCCGCGACGTCGGCCGTGCCGCCGCGGCGGGCGACTTCGGCGCGGTCAACCTGATCCGCGACGGCGGCCGGCGGCTCGGCCTCGTCGTCGCCTCGCTGGTCAGCTTCATCAACCCGGGCATGGTGGTGATCGGTGGCGGGGTGGCGCAGCTCGGGCACCAGCTGCTCGCCGAGGTCCGCAGCGCGGTGTACCGCCGCTCACTGCCGCTGGCGACCGGCAACCTCCCGATCGTGCTGTCGGAGCTCGGCGACACGGCGGGCGTGACGGGCGCCGCCTGGTCCGCGACCGACCGCGCCTTCACCCTCAGCAGCTGA
- a CDS encoding ROK family transcriptional regulator, whose amino-acid sequence MTGTRRADPASPRTANLAAVLRALRTGPLSRSQLATRCGVAKSAVPGLLAELAERGLVRSAGVLPGNGRPSRLVELDGEGACALALGIEADRLSAVVTDLSGRVLAERSETVDVAAAGLQRGMDELAHLSHRVLSGPPAGVAISVPGLVDSAAAVLRFAPALRWRDAEIAGLMAARLGLPAEAIAVDNEANLGALAESLAGVRELFYLSGGTAVGGGLVAGGAILRGARGFAGEVGHIAVDPHGERCSCGRTGCLETKANLAAVLRAAAAPGDPLHDPALGVEGRVALLKHRVRRGDQRAVTAVHELGVALGVALSTVVDVLDPDVVVLGGYFGELGEWLVEPVRVELAAHTQPGLHARVVPSALGLGAPLRGAAHLAADRIFADPTLVAGPEEASV is encoded by the coding sequence GTGACCGGTACCAGGCGAGCCGACCCGGCGAGCCCGCGTACGGCGAACCTGGCCGCGGTCCTGCGGGCGTTGCGCACCGGTCCGCTGTCCCGCTCGCAGCTGGCCACCCGCTGCGGGGTCGCGAAGTCGGCGGTGCCCGGCTTGCTCGCCGAACTCGCCGAGCGGGGCCTGGTCCGGTCCGCCGGGGTCCTGCCCGGCAACGGCCGGCCGAGCCGGCTGGTCGAACTGGACGGCGAAGGCGCGTGCGCGCTGGCCCTGGGCATCGAAGCCGACCGGCTGTCGGCGGTGGTGACCGACCTGTCCGGCCGGGTTCTGGCCGAGCGGTCCGAAACCGTCGACGTCGCCGCGGCCGGGCTCCAGCGCGGTATGGACGAACTCGCCCACCTCTCGCACCGGGTGCTGTCCGGCCCGCCGGCCGGCGTGGCGATCTCGGTACCCGGGCTGGTCGACTCGGCCGCCGCGGTGCTGCGGTTCGCCCCGGCCCTGCGCTGGCGCGACGCGGAGATCGCCGGCCTGATGGCCGCCCGGCTTGGCCTGCCCGCCGAGGCGATCGCCGTGGACAACGAGGCCAACCTCGGCGCGCTCGCCGAGTCGCTCGCCGGGGTGCGCGAGCTGTTCTACCTCAGCGGCGGGACGGCGGTCGGCGGGGGACTGGTCGCGGGCGGCGCGATCCTGCGCGGCGCGCGCGGTTTCGCGGGCGAGGTCGGGCACATCGCCGTCGACCCGCACGGCGAGCGGTGTTCCTGCGGCCGGACGGGCTGCCTGGAGACCAAGGCGAACCTGGCCGCGGTCCTGCGCGCGGCGGCGGCGCCCGGCGATCCGCTGCACGATCCCGCTCTCGGCGTCGAAGGCCGGGTCGCGCTGTTGAAGCACCGCGTGCGCCGCGGCGACCAGCGCGCGGTCACGGCGGTGCACGAACTCGGCGTCGCGCTCGGCGTCGCACTGTCCACTGTGGTCGATGTGCTCGACCCGGACGTCGTCGTGCTCGGCGGCTACTTCGGGGAGCTGGGGGAGTGGCTGGTGGAACCGGTCCGCGTCGAGCTCGCCGCGCACACCCAGCCGGGCCTGCACGCCCGGGTCGTGCCGTCCGCGCTCGGCCTCGGTGCCCCGCTGCGCGGTGCCGCCCACCTGGCGGCCGACCGGATCTTCGCCGACCCCACCCTCGTCGCCGGCCCCGAGGAGGCCTCGGTATGA